The following coding sequences lie in one Haematobia irritans isolate KBUSLIRL chromosome 3, ASM5000362v1, whole genome shotgun sequence genomic window:
- the LOC142230959 gene encoding uncharacterized protein LOC142230959: MEGGKRSFNVVFHNVTCPIFDHSLMKHLECDLLKLNTSRYAFNVMFELKHNMPDNVVAAGLIHVRPSNGLKIIKFVDIKWRVCDLLWGANSPIPLAKDIVDKVRRNSELPLSCPVLGNKMYNITNLIITTDIFPVYTPIINFNLTIDFYNSDKFIVSYRVRGSTVAKK, from the exons ATGGAG GGTGGGAAACGTTCTTTTAATGTGGTCTTTCATAATGTCACTTGTCCAATTTTCGATCACAGTCTTATGAAACACTTGGAATGCGATTTGCTCAAACTGAACACCAGCCGATATGCTTTCAATGTTATGTTCgagttaaaacataatatgcccGACAACGTGGTTGCGGCTGGTTTGATTCATGTACGACCATCAAATGgacttaaaattattaaatttgtagATATTAAATGGAGAGTTTGTGATTTGTTATGGGGTGCGAATAGCCCAATTCCACTTGCCAAAGATATAGTGGATAAAGTTAGGAGGAACAGTGAACTGCCCCTTTCATGCCCTGTCTTGGGA AACAAAATGTACAACATAACGAATTTGATCATTACAACCGATATATTTCCTGTGTACACTCCCATAATCAATTTCAATTTGACTATAGATTTCTATAACAGCGATAAGTTTATAGTGTCTTATCGTGTCAGAGGTTCTACTGTAgccaaaaaatga